The Actinomadura sp. WMMB 499 genome includes a window with the following:
- a CDS encoding 2-phospho-L-lactate transferase CofD family protein, which translates to MSALRVAMFGGGRGTAAIARRLLETPGVELSLLVNGYDDGLSTGALRRFLPGMLGPSDFRKNLLLRRDGDGPGRAALVAFLERRLPPGTARRDLDGLADALPRGVREPVERDLAALRARLDADPDGLDLADCAVGNLVIAGAYLRLGRDFNAAVGHCARAYGSAARLLNVTGGEDAHLAAVKASGRVLADEAGIVAPQDPSPITDLFLLREPLTAAGRDELERLPPARVRWVLRRRRAALTANPAALAALRDADLIVYGPGTPHSSLLPSYLTPGVPDAVAASRAAAKVLVVNLTDDHDVRGLSAAGHLGLALSYLGDPLNERGLVTHAVRHRPGDGRAAGPGPVPGRDGVCWLPADLADPERPGVHDAGRTVALLTGLVARTDALLERAG; encoded by the coding sequence GTGAGCGCGCTGCGGGTCGCGATGTTCGGCGGCGGGCGCGGCACCGCGGCGATCGCGCGGCGGCTGCTGGAGACACCGGGCGTGGAGCTGTCGCTGCTGGTGAACGGGTACGACGACGGGCTGTCCACGGGGGCGCTGCGGCGGTTCCTGCCGGGGATGCTGGGGCCGTCCGACTTCCGCAAGAACCTGCTGCTGCGCCGCGACGGCGACGGCCCCGGCCGCGCCGCGCTGGTCGCCTTCCTGGAGCGCCGCCTCCCGCCCGGGACGGCCCGCCGCGACCTCGACGGGCTCGCGGACGCCCTGCCGCGCGGCGTCCGGGAACCGGTGGAGCGCGACCTCGCCGCGCTCCGCGCCCGCCTCGACGCCGACCCCGACGGGCTCGACCTCGCCGACTGCGCCGTCGGCAACCTCGTCATCGCGGGGGCGTACCTGCGGCTCGGGCGCGACTTCAACGCCGCCGTCGGCCACTGCGCCCGCGCCTACGGTTCCGCGGCCCGGCTGCTCAACGTGACCGGCGGGGAGGACGCGCACCTGGCGGCGGTGAAGGCGAGCGGCCGGGTGCTCGCCGACGAGGCCGGCATCGTCGCGCCCCAGGACCCGTCCCCGATCACCGACCTGTTCCTGCTGCGCGAGCCGCTCACCGCCGCCGGACGGGACGAGCTGGAGCGGCTGCCGCCCGCGCGCGTCCGGTGGGTCCTGCGCCGCCGCCGGGCCGCGCTCACCGCGAACCCCGCGGCGCTCGCGGCGCTCCGCGACGCCGACCTGATCGTCTACGGTCCCGGCACCCCGCACTCGTCGCTGCTGCCGAGCTACCTGACGCCGGGCGTGCCGGACGCCGTCGCGGCGAGCCGGGCGGCGGCGAAGGTGCTGGTCGTCAACCTGACGGACGACCACGACGTGCGGGGCTTGAGCGCGGCGGGCCACCTCGGCCTCGCGCTGTCGTACCTGGGCGACCCGCTGAACGAGCGCGGCCTGGTGACGCACGCCGTCCGGCACCGCCCGGGCGACGGCCGCGCGGCCGGCCCCGGACCGGTGCCCGGCCGGGACGGCGTGTGCTGGCTCCCGGCGGACCTGGCGGACCCGGAGCGGCCCGGCGTGCACGACGCCGGCCGCACCGTCGCTCTCCTGACCGGCCTGGTCGCGAGGACGGACGCACTCCTGGAGCGTGCCGGATGA
- a CDS encoding glycosyltransferase family 2 protein: protein MTTVSVVVPCYDAARTLRLCVEAVRAQTRTPDEIVVVDDASRDGSADIAAGLGCRVVRLPENRGVSAARNAGVAASSGDVVFFLDSDVALHPDAVRAALDVLRDEPDVGCVQGVYEPEPLIDDGPVEWYRILHAAYWRRRHLGDVTGVVFALAAIRRDVLEEVGGFDETLRDCEDVEYGGRLAGHGRVVLTDRIRGRHDDGHRLRPVLAEQWRRAVPLVPLTLAAARRGAGQPEPANRRAGIVVAALAVATLAGGLAAVPLGLLHPVFLLVPAVLAAAFPFTDPGLLRYVRRHRGAGFAARFAAVHFAVHAVLVTGLAAGALRLLFPARRTGGR, encoded by the coding sequence GTGACCACCGTGTCCGTCGTCGTGCCCTGCTACGACGCCGCGCGAACGCTCCGGCTCTGCGTCGAGGCGGTCCGCGCCCAGACCCGGACGCCCGACGAGATCGTGGTCGTGGACGACGCGAGCCGCGACGGCTCCGCCGACATCGCCGCCGGGCTCGGCTGCCGCGTCGTCCGGCTCCCGGAGAACCGCGGGGTGTCGGCCGCCCGGAACGCGGGCGTCGCGGCGTCGAGCGGCGACGTCGTGTTCTTCCTCGACTCCGACGTGGCACTGCACCCGGACGCCGTCCGCGCCGCCCTCGACGTCCTGCGGGACGAGCCGGACGTCGGCTGCGTGCAGGGCGTCTACGAGCCGGAGCCGCTGATCGACGACGGTCCCGTCGAGTGGTACCGGATCCTGCACGCCGCGTACTGGCGGCGCCGCCACCTCGGCGACGTCACCGGCGTGGTGTTCGCGCTCGCCGCGATCCGCCGGGACGTCCTGGAGGAGGTCGGCGGGTTCGACGAGACGCTGCGCGACTGCGAGGACGTCGAGTACGGCGGGCGGCTCGCGGGCCACGGCCGGGTCGTGCTGACCGACCGGATCCGGGGCCGGCACGACGACGGGCACCGGCTCCGGCCCGTCCTCGCCGAGCAGTGGCGGCGCGCCGTCCCGCTGGTCCCGCTCACGCTGGCCGCCGCGCGGCGCGGCGCCGGGCAGCCCGAGCCCGCGAACCGCCGCGCCGGGATCGTCGTGGCCGCGCTCGCCGTGGCGACCCTGGCCGGGGGCCTCGCGGCCGTGCCCCTCGGGCTGCTGCACCCGGTGTTCCTGCTGGTCCCGGCCGTGCTCGCCGCCGCGTTCCCGTTCACCGACCCCGGACTGCTCCGCTACGTCCGGCGGCATCGCGGGGCCGGTTTCGCCGCCCGCTTCGCGGCCGTCCACTTCGCCGTGCACGCCGTTCTCGTCACCGGCCTGGCCGCCGGTGCGCTGCGCCTCCTCTTCCCCGCGCGGCGCACCGGCGGCCGGTGA
- the sigJ gene encoding RNA polymerase sigma factor SigJ, producing MNAEALAEAFEAERPRLLRVAYATLGSLTEAEDCVQEAWLRLRRLDDPAGIRDLRAWLTRTVGRLALDALGSARARRERYVGTWLPEPVVAAPGPAGASPAGADPADRVTLDESVSTALLVVLETLSPAERTAFLLHDVFGLPFEEVAGIVGRSPAAVRQLASRARRHVAAGRPRFPPTPAEQRALVAAFVAACRNGDLDGLVALLAPDVTCRADGGGKVSTLPRDVHGAERVARALIAFTERPPRDLLQTVVNGAPGLVARDHEGVLSVASFTFDAGRIVAIDIVRNPDKLTTVPDLP from the coding sequence GTGAACGCGGAGGCACTGGCGGAGGCGTTCGAGGCGGAGCGGCCGCGGCTGCTGCGGGTCGCGTACGCGACGCTCGGGTCGCTCACCGAGGCCGAGGACTGCGTGCAGGAGGCGTGGCTGCGGCTGCGCCGGCTGGACGACCCGGCGGGCATCCGCGACCTGCGCGCGTGGCTCACCCGGACGGTCGGGCGGCTGGCGCTGGACGCGCTCGGCAGCGCGCGGGCCCGCCGGGAGCGGTACGTGGGCACGTGGCTGCCGGAGCCGGTGGTCGCGGCACCGGGCCCGGCGGGCGCGTCCCCGGCCGGCGCCGACCCGGCCGACCGGGTGACGCTGGACGAGTCGGTGTCCACGGCGCTGCTGGTGGTGCTGGAGACGCTGTCGCCGGCCGAGCGGACGGCGTTCCTGCTGCACGACGTGTTCGGCCTGCCGTTCGAGGAGGTCGCGGGGATCGTCGGGCGGTCCCCGGCGGCGGTGCGGCAGCTCGCGTCGCGGGCCCGGCGGCACGTGGCGGCGGGCCGTCCCCGGTTCCCGCCGACGCCGGCCGAGCAGCGCGCGCTCGTGGCCGCGTTCGTCGCGGCGTGCCGGAACGGCGACCTGGACGGGCTGGTCGCGCTGCTCGCGCCGGACGTGACGTGCCGGGCCGACGGCGGCGGCAAGGTCAGCACGCTGCCCCGCGATGTGCACGGCGCCGAGCGGGTCGCCAGGGCGCTCATCGCGTTCACCGAGCGCCCGCCCCGCGACCTGCTGCAGACCGTGGTCAACGGGGCACCGGGACTGGTCGCGCGGGACCACGAGGGCGTGCTGTCGGTCGCGTCGTTCACGTTCGACGCGGGCCGCATCGTCGCGATCGACATCGTGCGGAATCCCGACAAGCTGACGACCGTCCCCGACCTGCCCTGA
- a CDS encoding lipopolysaccharide biosynthesis protein, producing the protein MRRLRPPRRLSVPAAGPTVLGTAASAVSAATTLVIARGIGAAAFGHFTVVLSIALIVTIGMQLSLHYVMLQELPRGDPARHRAMMATALLSTLVLGGGLTVAGALAAPWLAPLVGVDAGALASGLVLAFAMTLNHLTESFLRGRRRFALVARLKAVIAVAYLGGASWCLLGAGITDPDFYLAALTGTYAGFALAALAAVRIPPRAWTGAWSAAEARAQYRLGAYVTVIAALTGVLFGLDVIFLNHWADRADVGVYSIYNGFPKRLLGVVFTDGIGLALLPALAVADTRAVLRRLVRLAPLVAAGTALVAFAASTVLFPLLGGEYPYSLVLMGLSAAGIGLHAVFNLYSVALSMDGLRGARVLIACLAVATPAALALQAACIARWGLHGGLAGFALGNLVPVAAVIAVAARVYRHRDGGGDGGGGAPAAPPAPALEKAP; encoded by the coding sequence GTGCGGCGACTGAGGCCGCCGCGGCGGCTGAGCGTGCCGGCCGCCGGGCCGACCGTGCTCGGCACCGCGGCGAGCGCGGTGTCGGCGGCGACGACGCTGGTCATCGCGCGGGGGATCGGCGCGGCGGCGTTCGGGCACTTCACGGTCGTGCTGTCGATCGCGCTGATCGTCACGATCGGCATGCAGCTCAGCCTGCACTACGTGATGCTGCAGGAGTTGCCGCGCGGCGACCCGGCGCGGCACCGGGCGATGATGGCGACGGCGCTGCTGTCCACGCTCGTCCTGGGCGGCGGCCTCACCGTCGCGGGCGCCCTCGCGGCCCCGTGGCTCGCGCCGCTGGTCGGAGTGGACGCGGGCGCGCTCGCGTCCGGGCTGGTGCTGGCGTTCGCGATGACGCTGAACCACCTGACCGAGAGCTTCCTGCGCGGACGCCGCCGGTTCGCGCTCGTCGCGCGGCTGAAGGCGGTGATCGCCGTCGCGTACCTGGGCGGCGCGTCGTGGTGCCTGCTCGGCGCCGGGATCACCGACCCGGACTTCTACCTGGCCGCGCTGACCGGTACCTACGCCGGGTTCGCGCTGGCCGCGCTCGCCGCCGTCCGGATCCCCCCGCGCGCGTGGACGGGGGCGTGGTCGGCGGCGGAGGCGCGCGCGCAGTACCGGCTCGGCGCGTACGTGACGGTGATCGCCGCGCTGACCGGGGTGCTGTTCGGCCTCGACGTCATCTTCCTGAACCACTGGGCGGACCGGGCGGACGTCGGCGTCTACTCCATCTACAACGGGTTCCCGAAACGGCTGCTCGGGGTGGTTTTCACCGACGGGATCGGGCTGGCGCTGCTGCCCGCGCTCGCCGTCGCCGACACGCGGGCGGTGCTGCGGCGGCTCGTCCGGCTGGCGCCGCTCGTCGCGGCCGGGACGGCGCTGGTCGCGTTCGCCGCGAGCACCGTGCTGTTCCCGCTGCTGGGCGGCGAGTACCCGTACTCGCTCGTCCTGATGGGGCTGTCGGCGGCCGGCATCGGCCTGCACGCGGTGTTCAACCTGTACTCGGTGGCGCTGTCGATGGACGGGCTGCGCGGCGCCCGCGTCCTGATCGCGTGCCTCGCCGTCGCGACGCCCGCCGCGCTCGCCCTGCAGGCCGCCTGCATCGCGCGGTGGGGCCTGCATGGCGGCCTCGCCGGGTTCGCGCTCGGCAACCTCGTCCCGGTCGCCGCCGTCATCGCGGTCGCCGCCCGCGTCTACCGCCACCGCGACGGCGGCGGCGACGGTGGCGGCGGCGCCCCGGCTGCCCCGCCCGCACCCGCACTGGAGAAGGCCCCATGA
- a CDS encoding PepSY domain-containing protein: MRAVAATLATVLLLDACGGGAERDAPAAPGTAATGETLTAPNTTPLPVTTPAVGAMERAAATALRAAPGTALTSIETEGGGWEVGLVGDDGTERELLVDGAGTRVVRNELEQDEGDEGDERDEGDEDLARVREAKLDHRGAADAIRASVPGARITELNLDARGGTVVWEGDVIGPGGARYAPEIDARTGRVLRR, from the coding sequence GTGAGAGCTGTCGCCGCGACGCTGGCCACGGTGCTCCTGCTGGACGCCTGCGGCGGCGGGGCCGAGCGGGACGCCCCGGCGGCACCGGGCACCGCGGCCACCGGCGAGACCCTCACCGCGCCGAACACCACCCCGCTTCCCGTCACCACCCCGGCCGTCGGCGCCATGGAACGGGCCGCGGCGACCGCGCTGCGGGCGGCCCCCGGCACCGCGCTGACCTCCATCGAGACGGAGGGCGGCGGCTGGGAGGTGGGCCTCGTCGGGGACGACGGAACCGAGCGCGAACTCCTCGTGGACGGCGCGGGCACCAGAGTCGTCCGGAACGAACTCGAACAGGACGAGGGCGATGAGGGCGACGAACGGGACGAAGGGGACGAGGACCTGGCGCGCGTCCGGGAGGCGAAGCTCGACCACCGGGGCGCGGCCGACGCGATCCGCGCGAGCGTCCCCGGAGCGCGGATCACCGAGCTGAACCTCGACGCCCGCGGCGGCACGGTCGTCTGGGAAGGCGACGTGATCGGCCCCGGCGGCGCCCGGTACGCCCCGGAGATCGACGCGAGGACGGGCCGGGTCCTGCGGCGCTGA
- a CDS encoding glycosyltransferase family 4 protein, whose amino-acid sequence MKIVHVVNQYPPNVTTGLGRYIELIVPRLAREHRLAVFTLGGHGGAARERDGRVAVHRAPARITRIAGAVARRRPLNRTRRLDFALLAADVVASNWRYVRRLRRARDRPDLVVVHDTTNFLCGLLCHYALRLPVVLHVHTTEYGVDAARRTGFGAVERWLGRVARRVVVPTPEIRDRLRAAGWDARTPIDVVPLGATYEPAALPGPDERARQAAALRARLGIRPDTPVLLFTGRLERQKGVYELVEALPEIVAAVPEVCVVLAGEGDRAGVRRIAARAGLSARLLTPGFVRGEELAAYYAMADACVFPSRFEPFGLVATEAMALGRPTILGAGFSRIFAGDDPVRPAVHRIAGTGPGDVAAAVIAVLTDGDARRDLGERGERLVRERLSWERAAAETSLVHVKAVRP is encoded by the coding sequence ATGAAGATCGTCCACGTGGTCAACCAGTACCCGCCGAACGTCACGACGGGGCTCGGCCGCTACATCGAGCTGATCGTCCCGCGGCTGGCCCGCGAGCACCGGCTCGCGGTGTTCACGCTGGGCGGGCACGGCGGCGCGGCCCGCGAGCGGGACGGGCGGGTGGCGGTGCACCGCGCGCCCGCCCGGATCACCCGGATCGCCGGGGCGGTCGCGCGCCGCCGCCCGCTCAACCGCACGCGGCGGCTCGACTTCGCGCTGCTGGCCGCGGACGTCGTCGCGAGCAACTGGCGGTACGTCCGGCGGCTGCGGCGCGCCCGCGACCGCCCCGACCTGGTCGTCGTGCACGACACGACGAACTTCCTGTGCGGGCTGCTCTGCCACTACGCGCTGCGGCTGCCGGTCGTCCTGCACGTCCACACGACCGAGTACGGGGTGGACGCCGCCCGCCGGACCGGGTTCGGGGCGGTGGAGCGGTGGCTCGGACGGGTCGCGCGGCGCGTCGTCGTCCCGACCCCGGAGATCCGCGACCGGCTGCGCGCCGCCGGATGGGACGCGCGGACGCCGATCGACGTCGTCCCGCTCGGCGCCACCTACGAGCCCGCCGCGCTCCCCGGACCGGACGAGCGCGCCCGCCAGGCCGCCGCGCTGCGCGCCCGCCTCGGCATCCGGCCGGACACGCCCGTCCTGCTGTTCACCGGGCGCCTGGAGCGGCAGAAGGGCGTGTACGAGCTGGTGGAGGCGCTGCCGGAGATCGTCGCGGCCGTCCCGGAGGTGTGCGTCGTGCTGGCCGGGGAGGGCGACCGGGCCGGGGTGCGGCGGATCGCGGCGCGGGCCGGGCTGTCCGCGCGCCTGCTCACCCCCGGCTTCGTCCGGGGCGAGGAGCTGGCGGCGTACTACGCGATGGCGGACGCGTGCGTGTTCCCGTCGCGGTTCGAGCCGTTCGGGCTGGTCGCGACCGAGGCGATGGCGCTCGGCCGGCCGACGATCCTGGGCGCCGGGTTCTCCCGGATCTTCGCGGGGGACGACCCCGTGCGGCCCGCCGTCCACCGGATCGCCGGGACCGGGCCCGGCGACGTCGCCGCCGCCGTCATCGCCGTCCTCACCGATGGGGACGCTCGCCGCGACCTCGGCGAGCGCGGGGAGCGGCTGGTCCGGGAGCGGCTGAGCTGGGAGCGCGCCGCCGCCGAGACGTCGCTCGTGCACGTGAAGGCGGTGCGGCCGTGA
- a CDS encoding MMPL family transporter: protein MTLTETRAETGDPDPPGSVFARVAGFAHRRRWLVLILWTAVLAGIWGAATATGSDYRQDNSLPGTESQQAADLLERHGSGQATAGTLQIVLRDGGGLAEAGTRERVEGMLGTVAALPKVADVRSPYADGSAIAPGGAVGYATVTLDVESTEMGTEDTQRILDAAQAVQGDGLEVELGGDAARALGASAGGFAEGVGVLAALVILVAMFRSALGAVLPIVTAVFAVGSTFGAIVIASHAFMIAEWTPPVMMLVGLGVGIDYALIVFARYRAELLAGVPSGRAVRTALDTGGHTVFFAGCTVIVALLGLVALGLGSLRGMALCVALTVLATMLAALTLLPALLGAFGPRFARKFTPGSSRGSGEGWRRIGSAVQRRPLAALLVGGVLLGALALPALGMRFGFADAGNDPPDSTARKAYDTLAQGFGPGFNGPLLVVAEGDARAARAAADALAGTPGVRAAADPVPVGDGGVSTVLVFPDSSPQDEATADLVAELRGDVLPGVAERTGATYLVGGSTAAAEDYAGKIADRMPLFVAIVVGVSLLLLMAVFRSVLVPLKAALFNLLSIGAALGAMKLVFQDGRFGVEGAPIEAYLPVMVFAVVFGLSMDYEIFLVSRMREEWRRTGDARLAVREGLAHTGAVITAAGAIMVSVFGAFVLSPDRLLQQAGFGMAIAVFVDAVIIRCLLVPAAMRLLGRRAWWLPGPLDRLLPRLRA from the coding sequence ATGACCTTGACCGAAACGAGGGCGGAGACGGGGGATCCGGACCCGCCCGGGAGCGTGTTCGCGCGCGTCGCCGGCTTCGCGCACCGCCGCCGCTGGCTCGTCCTGATCCTGTGGACGGCGGTGCTCGCCGGCATCTGGGGCGCGGCGACGGCCACCGGCAGCGACTACCGGCAGGACAACTCGCTGCCCGGCACGGAGTCGCAGCAGGCCGCCGACCTGCTGGAACGGCACGGGTCCGGGCAGGCCACGGCCGGCACCCTGCAGATCGTCCTGCGGGACGGCGGCGGGCTGGCCGAGGCGGGCACCCGCGAGCGGGTGGAGGGGATGCTCGGGACGGTCGCCGCGCTGCCGAAGGTCGCCGACGTCCGCAGCCCGTACGCGGACGGGTCCGCGATCGCGCCCGGCGGCGCCGTCGGCTACGCGACGGTGACGCTCGACGTCGAGTCGACCGAGATGGGCACGGAGGACACGCAGCGGATCCTCGACGCCGCGCAGGCGGTACAGGGCGACGGGCTCGAGGTCGAGCTGGGCGGCGACGCCGCGCGGGCGCTCGGCGCGAGCGCGGGCGGGTTCGCCGAGGGCGTGGGCGTGCTCGCGGCGCTGGTCATCCTGGTGGCGATGTTCCGGTCGGCGCTCGGGGCGGTGCTCCCGATCGTCACGGCGGTGTTCGCGGTCGGGTCCACGTTCGGCGCGATCGTGATCGCCTCGCACGCCTTCATGATCGCCGAGTGGACACCGCCGGTGATGATGCTCGTCGGCCTCGGCGTCGGCATCGACTACGCGCTGATCGTGTTCGCCCGGTACCGGGCCGAGCTGCTGGCGGGCGTCCCGTCCGGACGGGCGGTGCGGACGGCGCTCGACACCGGCGGGCACACGGTGTTCTTCGCGGGCTGCACGGTGATCGTGGCGCTGCTCGGGCTGGTCGCGCTGGGCCTCGGCTCGCTGCGCGGGATGGCGCTGTGCGTGGCGCTGACCGTGCTGGCGACGATGCTCGCGGCGCTGACGCTGCTGCCCGCGCTGCTCGGCGCGTTCGGCCCGCGGTTCGCGCGGAAGTTCACGCCCGGATCGTCCCGCGGGTCCGGGGAGGGATGGCGGCGGATCGGGTCGGCGGTGCAGCGGCGCCCGCTCGCGGCGCTGCTGGTCGGCGGGGTGCTGCTGGGCGCCCTGGCGCTCCCGGCGCTCGGGATGCGGTTCGGGTTCGCCGACGCGGGCAACGACCCGCCGGACTCGACCGCCCGCAAGGCCTACGACACGCTCGCGCAGGGGTTCGGGCCCGGCTTCAACGGCCCGCTGCTCGTCGTCGCGGAGGGGGACGCGCGGGCGGCGCGGGCGGCGGCGGACGCGCTGGCCGGGACGCCGGGCGTGCGGGCCGCCGCCGACCCGGTACCGGTCGGTGACGGCGGCGTGTCGACGGTGCTGGTGTTCCCCGACTCGTCCCCGCAGGACGAGGCGACCGCCGACCTCGTGGCCGAGCTGCGCGGCGACGTCCTGCCGGGGGTGGCGGAGCGGACGGGCGCGACGTACCTGGTGGGCGGCTCCACGGCCGCCGCCGAGGACTACGCGGGGAAGATCGCCGACCGGATGCCGCTGTTCGTGGCGATCGTGGTCGGGGTGTCGCTGCTGCTGCTGATGGCGGTGTTCCGCTCGGTGCTCGTCCCGCTGAAGGCCGCCCTGTTCAACCTGCTGAGCATCGGCGCGGCGCTCGGCGCGATGAAGCTGGTGTTCCAGGACGGGCGGTTCGGCGTGGAGGGCGCGCCGATCGAGGCGTACCTGCCGGTGATGGTGTTCGCGGTGGTGTTCGGCCTGTCGATGGACTACGAGATCTTCCTGGTGTCGCGGATGCGGGAGGAGTGGCGGCGCACCGGGGACGCGCGGCTCGCCGTCCGGGAGGGCCTCGCGCACACCGGCGCCGTGATCACCGCGGCGGGGGCGATCATGGTGTCGGTGTTCGGCGCGTTCGTGCTGAGCCCCGACCGGCTGCTCCAGCAGGCCGGCTTCGGCATGGCGATCGCGGTCTTCGTGGACGCGGTGATCATCCGGTGCCTGCTGGTCCCGGCGGCGATGCGGCTGCTCGGCCGCCGCGCCTGGTGGCTGCCCGGCCCGCTGGACCGGCTGCTCCCCCGCCTCCGCGCCTGA
- a CDS encoding glycosyltransferase family 2 protein, producing the protein MATSTNDNDEPGADAGLTISVAAPAYNEAANIAAAVTEWRRYLERSPDVSDWEIVVCDDGSTDGTGAVLDALRDDCPRLTVVRFARNRGAGAAIAAAIGGTRLDWVVVLDSDGQFPIANLDRFVRLLRDGRAKAFSGARVRKADSLPYRWGSAASGAASNLLHRTRYRDFNSIFKVVDGPLLRSLPLEAGGMNCSTEITARIAELGHAWVEIPIEHRERGGGARGWRFWGGARDRALLVGYLGYRHWLLRRGVLRTPPDPAAPAVPAAAPVPARVPEDAR; encoded by the coding sequence GTGGCGACGTCCACCAACGACAACGACGAACCGGGTGCGGACGCGGGGCTCACGATCTCCGTGGCGGCGCCCGCCTACAACGAGGCGGCGAACATCGCCGCGGCCGTCACCGAGTGGCGCCGCTACCTGGAGCGTTCCCCGGACGTGTCGGACTGGGAGATCGTGGTCTGCGACGACGGCAGCACGGACGGGACGGGCGCGGTGCTGGACGCGCTGCGGGACGACTGCCCGCGGCTCACCGTCGTCCGGTTCGCCCGCAACCGGGGCGCGGGCGCGGCGATCGCCGCGGCGATCGGGGGCACCCGCCTGGATTGGGTGGTGGTGCTCGACTCCGACGGCCAGTTCCCGATCGCGAACCTCGACCGGTTCGTCCGGCTGCTGCGGGACGGACGGGCGAAGGCGTTCTCCGGCGCGCGCGTCCGCAAGGCCGACAGCCTGCCGTACCGGTGGGGGTCGGCGGCCAGCGGCGCGGCGAGCAACCTGCTGCACCGCACCCGCTACCGCGACTTCAACTCGATCTTCAAGGTGGTGGACGGGCCGCTGCTGCGGTCGCTGCCGCTGGAGGCCGGCGGGATGAACTGCTCGACCGAGATCACCGCGCGGATCGCCGAGCTGGGGCACGCCTGGGTGGAGATCCCGATCGAGCACCGGGAGCGCGGCGGCGGGGCCCGCGGCTGGCGCTTCTGGGGCGGTGCGCGGGACCGGGCGCTGCTCGTCGGCTACCTCGGCTACCGGCACTGGCTGCTGCGCCGCGGCGTCCTGCGCACCCCGCCGGACCCCGCCGCCCCGGCCGTCCCCGCCGCCGCGCCCGTGCCCGCGCGCGTTCCGGAGGACGCCCGGTGA
- a CDS encoding HAD family phosphatase, with protein sequence MTAAWFLDLDGTLVDSAPAHEAAFRAALAEVAPALLGGFDYRDHAGAGTGAVAGTLGLAGADAARFVRRKREIYRGHVAAGKVAAFPGAHRLLDRLAALGRPAYLVTAGSRGSVARVLAASGLGDRLGGVLTGDDVPASKPDPAFYRAACERWSVAPAGAAAVEDSAHGAASAVGAGIRTYLVHASGPVPGTVPVRDLDALADLLGGPDA encoded by the coding sequence ATGACGGCCGCGTGGTTCCTCGATCTCGACGGGACGCTCGTCGACTCGGCTCCGGCGCACGAGGCGGCGTTCCGGGCGGCGCTCGCGGAGGTCGCGCCCGCGCTGCTCGGCGGGTTCGACTACCGCGACCACGCGGGCGCGGGGACGGGCGCGGTGGCGGGGACGCTGGGGCTGGCGGGCGCGGACGCGGCGCGGTTCGTCCGGCGGAAGCGGGAGATCTACCGCGGGCACGTCGCGGCGGGGAAGGTCGCCGCGTTCCCGGGCGCCCACCGGCTGCTCGACCGGCTCGCCGCGCTGGGCCGTCCGGCGTACCTGGTGACGGCCGGGAGCCGCGGCTCGGTGGCGCGGGTGCTCGCGGCGAGCGGGCTGGGCGACCGGCTCGGCGGCGTCCTGACCGGCGACGACGTGCCCGCGAGTAAGCCGGATCCGGCGTTCTACCGGGCGGCGTGCGAGCGCTGGTCGGTCGCCCCGGCCGGCGCCGCGGCCGTCGAGGACTCGGCGCACGGCGCGGCGTCCGCGGTGGGCGCCGGGATCCGGACGTACCTGGTCCACGCCTCCGGGCCGGTGCCCGGCACCGTCCCGGTGCGGGACCTCGACGCGCTCGCCGACCTGCTGGGAGGGCCCGATGCGTGA
- a CDS encoding NTP transferase domain-containing protein — protein sequence MRDRICAVIPAAGRGSRLGLGVPKILLDVADGVTVWNLLYRRIAPSVGHVHVVVSPDGAEPFRRRAAAEIDAGAVSVSVQETPTGMGDAIFGARPHWDGHAAILVVWGDQANLSASTVRRVVAAHGTAGAAGAGAGLTIPLVPMPDPYVEYELDGRRLLRVRQSREGEECRPGGLGDVGAFCLGTDGLHAAWARYLAGAERGAVTGEVNFLPFLTHLSRADGRDVSVVRVADPAEARGVNTRDDLEFVRRRHARCGD from the coding sequence ATGCGTGACCGGATCTGCGCGGTGATCCCGGCGGCGGGGCGCGGCTCGCGGCTCGGCCTCGGCGTCCCGAAGATCCTGCTGGACGTCGCGGACGGCGTCACCGTCTGGAACCTGCTGTACCGCCGCATCGCGCCGTCGGTCGGGCACGTGCACGTGGTCGTGTCACCGGACGGCGCGGAACCGTTCCGGCGCCGCGCGGCGGCGGAGATCGACGCGGGCGCGGTGTCGGTGAGCGTGCAGGAGACGCCGACCGGCATGGGCGACGCGATCTTCGGGGCGCGGCCGCACTGGGACGGGCACGCGGCGATCCTCGTGGTGTGGGGCGACCAGGCGAACCTGTCGGCGTCGACCGTCCGGCGGGTCGTGGCCGCGCACGGGACGGCGGGGGCGGCCGGTGCGGGAGCGGGGCTCACGATCCCGCTCGTCCCGATGCCGGACCCGTACGTCGAGTACGAGCTGGACGGCCGCCGCCTGCTGCGGGTGCGGCAGTCGCGGGAGGGCGAGGAGTGCCGGCCGGGCGGCCTCGGCGACGTCGGCGCGTTCTGCCTCGGCACGGACGGCCTGCACGCGGCGTGGGCGCGGTACCTGGCGGGCGCCGAGCGCGGCGCGGTCACCGGGGAGGTCAACTTCCTGCCGTTCCTCACCCACCTGTCGCGGGCGGACGGACGGGACGTGTCGGTGGTGCGGGTCGCGGACCCGGCCGAGGCGCGCGGCGTGAACACGAGGGACGACCTGGAGTTCGTCCGGCGGAGACACGCGCGGTGCGGCGACTGA